The following proteins come from a genomic window of Trifolium pratense cultivar HEN17-A07 linkage group LG4, ARS_RC_1.1, whole genome shotgun sequence:
- the LOC123923835 gene encoding DNA-directed RNA polymerase II subunit 4: protein MSGEEEENAAELKIGDEFLKAKCLMNCEVSLILEHKYEQLQQSSDDAVNQVSQVFEKSLQYVKRFSRYKNPDAVRQVREILARYQLAEFELCVLGNLCPETVEEAIAMVPSIKTRGRAQDDEAIEKMLNDLSLIKKFE from the exons ATGTCTGGCGAAGAGGAAGAAAACGCCGCTGAGCTCAAAATCGGAGACG AGTTTTTGAAAGCAAAGTGCTTGATGAACTGTGAAGTTTCATTAATTCTGGAGCACAAATATGAGCAGCTTCAACAGTCGTCGGATGATGCTGTGAATCAAGTTTCTCA GGTATTTGAAAAGTCATTGCAGTATGTGAAGCGTTTTAGCCGCTATAAAAATCCTGATGCTGTTAGACAAGTTCGAGA AATTCTTGCAAGATATCAGTTAGCTGAGTTTGAG CTGTGCGTCCTAGGAAATCTTTGCCCAGAAACTGTGGAAGAAGCTATTGCTATGGTTCCATCTATCAAG ACAAGAGGACGGGCTCAGGATGATGAAGCAATTGAGAAGATGTTAAATGATTTATCACTGATTAAGAAATTTGAATAG
- the LOC123923845 gene encoding disease resistance protein RUN1-like translates to MAAASSSSSDPQWIHDVFINFRGEDTRKNIVSHLYAALSNAGINTFLDDENLRRGMELGPELRQAIEGSRISIVVFSKTYTSSTWCLKELEQIMKCRRNHGQMVVPIFYNVDPSDLRHQKDGFGKALKSTAKKRSLSGERMDNLYSKWKSVLTEAATISGWHTKNFGNDAELVSRTVEDVRRKLSSRSLNITEHPVGLDTRVQEVTRLFDIQTNKLCLIGIWGMGGSGKTTTARAIYNKINSKFVSHSFIENIREVCNRGDQGIILLQEQLSNVLKPSQKIHSTASGITTIEKLYMGKRALIVLDDVSTFEQVEALCGNRKCFGSGSVLIVTSRDVNILKKLQVHYIYSIKEMDEIKSLELFSWHAFKEPSPKDDFRELSSSIVTYCRGLPLALEVIGSYLRARTIKEWRSVLLTLERIPDNQVHEKLRISYDGLKKDTEKDIFLHICCFFIGKDRAYVSEIIDGCDLYAGIGITVLIERSLLKVEKNNKLGMHDLLRDMGREIVRERSIKLLGKRCRLWFHEDAHKVLTEKSGTETVEGLVLKSQSTSNVCIETDTFKEMKNLRLLRLDHVDLFGAFKYLSKELRWLHWKRFSREYIPDDFYLENLVVFELKHSNIKRVWNETKLMDKLKILNLSHSKYLTSTPDFSKLPNLEKLIMKDCPRLSEVHQSIGDLRNLLLINLEGCTSLSNLPENINQLKSLTTLILSGCSKIDRLEEGIVQMVSLTTLVIKGTGVKEVPYSVVRLNSIGYISLCGYEGLSQDVFHSFIQSWMSPTMNFSLNNLDFLTPIVRSLQQLRTVWIQCHSENQLTQELKMIFDDQYDTNYTESEAMQSPNDFLRSHLIGMRSLPTVMDTLGKRISQGLTTTNGSSNFFLPGGNHPSCLAYTGVGPSAPFQVPKDIDCRMEGIVLRVVYSSRSENMAAECLTSVLIVNYTKCTIHIYNRDTIMSFNDEDWKNLTSNLGPGDDVKIYVAFGHGLIVKKTIVYLVSGQSIIVEVDDANMEVEPPEEVNMQPSLEVKVEQSPKPRSIFTRLPNRIGAFLCLNQQRDKGSNNF, encoded by the exons ATGGCAGCTGCGTCTTCTTCATCCTCCGATCCTCAATGGATACACGACGTGTTCATCAATTTCAGGGGGGAAGACACACGCAAGAACATCGTCTCTCATCTCTACGCCGCCCTCTCGAATGCCGGAATCAATACTTTTCTTGATGACGAGAATCTTAGAAGGGGAATGGAGCTGGGACCAGAACTACGGCAAGCAATAGAAGGTTCTCGTATTTCCATAGTTGTCTTCTCCAAAACTTATACCTCATCTACTTGGTGTCTTAAAGAGCTTGAACAAATCATGAAATGCCGAAGAAATCATGGCCAGATGGTTGTGCCCATCTTTTACAACGTTGACCCATCGGATTTGCGTCATCAGAAAGATGGTTTTGGAAAAGCTTTGAAATCAACTGCAAAAAAAAGATCCTTAAGTGGGGAAAGGATGGATAATCTATATTCCAAGTGGAAGAGTGTGCTAACTGAAGCTGCAACTATATCCGGTTGGCATACCAAAAATTTCGg GAATGACGCTGAACTAGTTTCTAGAACTGTTGAAGACGTTAGGAGAAAGCTAAGCAGCAGATCATTGAATATTACCGAACATCCGGTTGGATTGGATACTCGTGTGCAAGAAGTGACTCGGTTATTTGatattcaaacaaacaaactttgCTTGATAGGGATCTGGGGTATGGGTGGATCGGGTAAAACAACAACAGCCAGAGCTATCTACAACAAAATTAATAGCAAATTTGTGAGTCACAGTTTCATTGAGAATATCAGAGAAGTCTGTAACAGAGGTGATCAAGGGATTATTCTTTTACAAGAACAACTTTCAAATGTCCTGAAACCAAGTCAGAAAATACACAGCACGGCATCCGGGATAACCACAATTGAGAAACTATATATGGGGAAAAGGGCACTCATTGTACTTGACGATGTTAGCACATTTGAGCAAGTAGAAGCCCTATGTGGAAATCGTAAATGTTTTGGTTCGGGAAGTGTATTGATTGTTACATCTAGAGATGTAAACATACTTAAGAAACTTCAAGTTCATTATATCTATAGCATAAAGGAAATGGACGAAATCAAGTCCCTTGAACTTTTCAGTTGGCATGCTTTTAAGGAACCGAGTCCAAAAGATGACTTCAGAGAACTCTCAAGCAGCATAGTTACTTACTGTAGAGGATTACCACTGGCTCTTGAAGTCATTGGATCTTACTTACGTGCCAGGACAATAAAAGAATGGAGAAGTGTACTATTAACGTTAGAGAGAATTCCTGATAATCAAGTGCATGAAAAACTGAGAATAAGCTATGATGGTTTAAAGAAGGATACGGAAAAGGATATATTTCTTCACATATGTTGTTTCTTTATTGGTAAGGACAGAGCCTATGTTTCAGAGATTATAGACGGCTGTGACCTTTATGCTGGTATTGGAATAACTGTCCTCATAGAGCGTAGCCTCCTAAAAGTTGAAAAGAATAATAAGCTTGGAATGCATGATTTGCTACGAGACATGGGAAGAGAGATTGTTCGTGAAAGATCAATAAAACTGCTTGGGAAGCGTTGTCGATTGTGGTTTCACGAGGATGCACATAAAGTATTGACAGAAAAATCT GGAACAGAAACTGTGGAAGGATTGGTTTTGAAGTCGCAAAGCACCAGCAATGTTTGTATCGAAACTGATACTTTCAAGGAGATGAAGAATTTGAGACTTTTACGACTTGATCACGTTGATCTTTTTGGAGCTTTTAAGTATCTTTCTAAAGAACTGAGATGGCTCCATTGGAAGCGTTTTAGTCGTGAATATATACCTGATGACTTTTATCTGGAAAATCTTGTTGTTTTTGAGTTAAAACATAGCAATATTAAACGAGTTTGGAATGAAACCAAG TTGATGGACAAGCTGAAAATTCTCAATCTCAGTCATTCCAAGTACTTGACAAGCACTCCTGACTTTTCAAAATTACCAAATCTAGAAAAGCTCATTATGAAGGACTGTCCACGCTTGTCTGAGGTTCACCAGTCAATTGGGGATCTGAGGAATCTTCTTCTGATAAATTTGGAAGGCTGTACAAGTCTTAGCAATCTCCCAGAGAACATAAATCAATTGAAGTCTTTGACCACTCTCATCCTTTCTGGTTGTTCAAAGATTGACAGGTTGGAAGAAGGCATAGTGCAGATGGTATCCTTGACAACACTGGTCATAAAAGGTACAGGTGTCAAAGAGGTGCCATATTCAGTGGTAAGATTGAACAGCATCGGGTATATATCTCTATGTGGATATGAAGGATTATCACAAGATGTTTTTCATTCTTTCATTCAGTCTTGGATGTcaccaacaatgaatttttcCCTTAATAACTTGGACTTTCTAACACCAATAGTTAGGAGCCTTCAACAACTCAGAACTGTTTGGATACAATGCCACTCAGAGAATCAACTAACTCAagaattaaaaatgatttttgatgATCAATATGATACTAATTATACTGAATCAGAAGCAATGCAAAGCCCAAATGATTTCTTGAGATCGCATTTGATTGGAATGAGAAGTCTCCCCACAGTCATGGATACTCTTGGCAAGAGAATTTCACAG GGATTAACAACCACCAATGGTTCGAGCAATTTTTTCCTTCCGGGTGGCAATCATCCTTCTTGCTTAGCCTATACAGGTGTAGGACCTTCAGCACCATTTCAAGTTCCTAAGGATATTGATTGTCGCATGGAGGGAATAGTCTTACGTGTTGTTTATTCATCAAGATCTGAAAACATGGCAGCTGAATGTCTTACCAGTGTTTTGATCGTTAATTACACAAAGTGCACCATCCATATTTACAACCGAGACACAATCATGTCCTTTAATGATGAAGATTGGAAGAATTTAACATCAAATCTAGGACCTGGTGACGATGTGAAGATTTATGTAGCTTTTGGGCATGGATTGATTGTTAAGAAGACAATTGTGTATCTAGTATCTGGCCAGTCAATTATTGTGGAAGTTGATGATGCTAACATGGAAGTGGAGCCACCAGAGGAAGTGAACATGCAGCCGTCCCTTGAAGTGAAGGTGGAGCAATCACCAAAGCCCAGAAGTATATTTACAAGACTTCCAAACAGAATAGGTGCATTTTTATGCTTGAACCAGCAGAGAGATAAAGGCTCAAACAATTTTTGA